A genome region from Pseudomonadota bacterium includes the following:
- a CDS encoding winged helix-turn-helix transcriptional regulator yields MVATPARFAPDDVGQTPINDAVWAALSDASRRRILDLLRKKSMTTSELCECFEFSRFAVMKHLKTLQKGGLIVVERRGRERINHLNPIPLQTMYRRWIRPFEQIPADRLLRLKSLLS; encoded by the coding sequence ATGGTTGCAACACCCGCCAGATTTGCTCCGGACGACGTTGGTCAAACGCCGATCAACGATGCGGTGTGGGCAGCTTTGAGCGACGCGTCACGACGCAGGATTCTTGATTTGCTCCGCAAGAAATCCATGACCACGAGCGAATTGTGCGAGTGCTTTGAATTCTCGCGTTTCGCGGTGATGAAGCATCTCAAAACCTTGCAAAAAGGTGGATTGATTGTCGTGGAGCGCCGTGGTCGCGAGCGCATCAACCACCTCAACCCGATTCCACTGCAGACGATGTACCGCCGCTGGATCCGACCCTTTGAACAAATCCCCGCCGATCGTCTTCTCCGATTGAAGTCGCTTTTGAGTTAG